GATTGGACGCCGCCCCCCTGGGGCGGCTTCTTGATTTTGGGAACGGCGCTCCTCGGGGCGCCGTTTCTTTTTGGGCCCCCCCATATTGCGGTGGCCGGGCCTCAGCCGCCCGCCCGCACCACGGCCACGAAGCGCTCGCCGTAGCGTTCGCGCTTGGCCTCGCCGACACCGGAGATCCGGCCGAACTCGGCCATCGAGCGCGGCCGGCGGGTAGCGATCTCGATCAGCGTGGTGTCGTGGAAGATCACATAGGGCGGGACGCCCTGGTCGCGCGCGAGCGACAGCCTGAGCGCCCGCAGCGCCTCGTACAGCCGCTCGTCCGAGGCATCCTCGAAGGCGGCGGCGGCGCGGGGGCGGTCGGAGCGGGCGGCGCCGCGCGATCCGGCCTTGCGGGCGCGTACCCCGTCCTCCTTCAGCTCGATGCGGCGCTCGCCCTTGAGCACGTCGCGGAAATCCGGCCCGAGATGCAGCCCGCCGTGGCCCTCGACGTCGACCTGGATCAGCCCCATGGCGGCGAGCTGGCGAATGACCGAGCGCCAGCCATCGCGGCCGAACTCCTTGCCGCAGCCGAAGGTCTTCAGTCCGTCGTGGTTGAGCTGCCGCATCCGCTCGGTGGCGTTGCCGAGGAGGATGTCGATGATGTGGGCGGCGCCGAAGCGCTCGCCGGTGCGCAGGATCGCCGACATCACCTTCTGGGCGGCTTCCGTGCCGTCGAAGGTCTTCACCGGTTCGAGGCAGGTGTCGCAGTTGCCGCACGGCTCGGCGAGGTCTTCCTCGAAATAGGCGAGCAGCACCTGCCGCCGGCAGCGCGCGGTCTCGCAATAGCCGATCAGCGCATCGAGCTTCTGCCGCTCCACCCGCTTCTGCGCCTCGGGCGCTTCCGAGGCATCGGTGAACTGCATCAGCTTGGCGACGTCCTCCATGCCGTAGAGCATCAGCGCCTCGGACTTCAGGCCGTCGCGACCGGCGCGCCCGGTTTCCTGATAGTAGGCCTCCATGCTCTTCGGCATGTCCATGTGCACGACGAAGCGCACGTCGGGCTTGTCGATGCCCATGCCGAACGCGATGGTCGCGACCATGATCAGCCCCTCTTCCTTGAGGAAGCGGTCCTGGTTGGCGGCGCGAACCTCCTTGTCGAGGCCGGCATGGTAGGCGAGCGCCGGCCGGCCCTCCGCCGAAAGCGCGGAGGCGAGTTCCTCCACCTTCGCCCGGCTCAGGCAGTAGATCACGCCCGCCTCGCCGGTGTGGTCGTCGAGGAAGGCGCGCAGCTGGTTGCGCGGGCTGGTCTTGGCGCTGACACGGTAGCGGATGTTCGGCCGGTCGAAGCTGGACAGGAACACCCGTCCGTCGCCGAGCGCGAGCCGCTCCAGAATGTCGCGCCGGGTCGGCCCGTCGGCGGTGGCGGTGAGGGCGATCCGCGGCACGGCGGGAAAGCGCTCGTGCAGCACCGTCAACCGGCGGTATTCGGGGCGGAAATCGTGCCCCCACTGCGACACGCAGTGCGCCTCGTCGATGGCGAACAGCGCGATGTCGATGCGCTCCAGCAGCGACAGGAAGCCGTCGGTCAGGAGCCGTTCCGGCGCGACATAGAGAAGGTCGAGATGACCCGCGAGCAGATCGCGCTCGACCGCGCGCACCTCGGAAAATTCGAGGCTCGAATTCAGCATCGCCGCCCTGACGCCGAGCTGGCGCAGCGCCTGCACCTGATCGTGCATCAGCGCGATCAGCGGCGAGATGACGATCGCGGTGCCCGGCCGGCACAGCGCCGGCACCTGGTAGCACAGCGACTTGCCGCCGCCGGTCGGCATCAGCACGAGGCAGTCGCCGCCCTTGACGACATGGTCGATGATGTCGCCCTGCATCCCGCGGAAGCCCGGAAATCCGAACACGGATTTCAGGACGTCGAGCGGGCGCTGAACTTCGGAAACGGCCATGGCGGCGGATTTCTCCGGCGGGATGATTCGGGGGTGCCCCAACACCTAGAGCGCTTTCCGATCTGATGGAATCATCAGATCGACGAGAAATCGCTCCGGATTCAAAACCGGGAGCATATCCTTGTCGTTCAGATCGGTTCGATCTGAACGGGATATGCTCGGGAGCGCTTTGCGGTCCGAGGGAATCATCAGATCGACGAGAAAGGCCCCCGGTGAGGAAGCTTCGGCAGTTTCGTTCGGCCAAGGCCGGCGCGAAATCGCCCGGGCGTGCCCTCAGGCAATCGCACGGGCGGCCTTCCCCGAGGCGCCAGCGCGCACTTTCTTTGCCGCCTCATGACTGGCATGTCGCGCAGAAGAAGGTCGAGCGGCCGTTCTGGGTGATGCGCTCCACCGTGCCGGTGCAGCCGGCCGTGCGGCACGCCGCTCCCTCCCGGTCGTAGACGGCGAAGGTGTGCTGGAAATAGCCGAGCGAGCCGTCGGCCTGGATGTGGTCGCGCAGCGTCGAGCCGCCGGCGGCGACCGCTTCCGTCAGCACGGCGCGGATCGCCTCCGCCAGCCGCTCCGCCCGGGCGTTGGGACCTCCGTCGGCAGTCGCGATGGAACCGGCCGGCGCGGACGGCGAAAGCCCGGCCCGCCACAACGCCTCGCAGACATAGATGTTGCCGAGGCCGGCGATGCGGCGCTGGTCGAGCAGGGCCGCCTTCAGGCTGGTCGCGCGGCCGGCGAAGGCCTCCGCCAGCAGCGCGGGCGACAGGGCGTTGCCGAGCGGCTCGATGCCGAGGTGGCGGAACAGCGGGTGGTCGTCGAGCCCCGCCGCATCGGCGAGAACCATGAAGCCGAACCGCCGCGGGTCGTTGTAGACGATCCGCGCCCCGCCCTCGATGCCGAACGTCACATGGTCGTGCGCCGCGGCCTTGGAGCGCGGATGATGGAACGCGCCGGGCATATCGGCGCTTTCGGTCTCGATGCGGAACGAGCCGGACATGCCGAGATGCATGACGAGGACGTCGGGACCGTCGAGGCGGGCGATCAGATACTTGGCGCGCCGGTCGAGCGCCTCCACCCGCCGGCCCTGCAGCCGTTCGGCGAAGCGCTCGGGAAACGGAAAGCGCAGGTCCGGCCGCCGGGCCAGGACGGATACGAGTCGGCGGCCTTCCATCACCGGGGCGAGGCCGCGGCGCACGGTTTCGACTTCCGGCAACTCGGGCATCGCGGCACGGCCTCTCGCTGTCGCGGCGGCGGCGCCGCGCGGTTCGGTAAAGACAGCCGCCGGACGACGGCGGCAGCGTTCAGATAGCGCGGCGAAGGGGCTTCCGCTATGGTCGCGCCGCATGACGGGTTGTTCGGCCCCGCCGGAACCGGGGCGGAAAGCGGAGAGATGGAGCGGATGGACGCGGAGTTCGGATTCAAGCGGATCGCGCTCGAGGAGAAGCAGGGCCTCGTCGACGACGTGTTCCACAAGGTCGCGCGCCGCTACGACATCATGAACGACCTGATGTCCGGCGGGCTGCACCGGCTGTGGAAGGACGCGATGGTCTCGTGGCTGTCGCCGCCGCGCAAGGGCCGGCCGGGCTCGTTCCAGGCGCTCGACGTTGCCGGCGGCACCGGCGATATCGCCTTCCGGATCGTGGAACGCTCCGACCGCGTTGCCCAGGCGACCGTGCTCGATATCAACGGCGACATGCTCGCGGTCGGGCGGGAGCGGGCGGTGAAGCGCAAGCTCGACGACGCGGTCACCTTCGTCGAGGCCAATGCCGAAAGCCTGCCGCTGCCCGACAACCACTTCGACAGCTACACCATCGCCTTCGGCCTTCGCAACGTGCCCCGCCGCGAGGTCGCAATCGCCGAGGCGTTCCGGGTGCTGAAGCCCGGCGGCCGCTACATGTGCCTCGAATTCTCCCATGTCGACATGCCCGTGCTCGACAAGGTCTACGATTTCTATTCCTTCAACGTCATCCCGAAGCTCGGCCAGGCGGTGGCGGGCGACGGCGAGCCCTACCGCTATCTGGTGGAATCGATCCGCACCTTCCCGAATCCGGAGCGCTTCGCCGCCATGCTCGGCCGGGCCGGGTTCGAGCGCGTGAGCTACCGCCTGCTCTCCGGCGGCATCGCCGCCATCCATTCCGGCTACAAGCTCTGAGGCCCGGCCGCGGGCGTCCGCGGCCGGCCTGCCATCCGTTTTGTCTTCTTGCATCAGAAACGCCACGTCGGCGAACGAACACAGGGATAGGGTCCCGGCACGCGTCCGCAGCGCGTCCCGTCCGGATGGCATCATCCGGCCGGAAATCGCTGCGGGCCAGACAGAGCACGGTTTCACCGTTCGGCCCGGACAGCGCCGGGCGAAGGCTCTGGACGATGCGCGCCGCGCCTTAAGGGATCTTCATGGGTTTTGCCGTCACGCCGCTGTTCCGCCTCACCCGGGCCGGCTTCGTGCTCGCCCGCGAGGGCGTGTTCTCCCTGGTCCCCCCGGTCGACCTGCCGCCGGCGGCGCGCTTCGGCCTGCGCATGGCGCGGCTGATCGAGCGCGGCGATGCGCGCTATTCCCTCGCCGCGTCCCGCCTCACCCAGGCCTTCAACCGCCTCGGCCCGTCCTATGTGAAGCTCGGGCAGTTCCTGGCCACCCGGCCCGACGTCGTCGGCAAGGAGGCGGCTGCCGAACTCTCGCTGCTGCAGGACAAGGTGCCTCCCGTCGATGACGCCTCGGCGCGGCGCGCGGTGGAGGAGGCGCTCGGCGGGCCGATCGAAAGCCGGTTCCTGTCGTTCGGGCCGGCGCTCGCCGCCGCGTCCATCGCGCAGGTCCACAAGGCGACCGTGCTCGGGCCGAACGGCGAGGAACAGTCGGTGGCCGTGAAGGTGCTGCGCCCCGGCGTCGCCGTGCGCTTCGCCCGCGACCTCGAGAGCTTCTACATGGTGGCGCGGCTCGCCGAGCGCTTCCTCGCGCCGGCGCGCCGGCTCAGGCCCGTCGCCATCGTCGATACGCTCGCCCGTTCCGTGACCTTGGAGATGGACCTGAGGCTGGAGGCGGCCGCGCTGTCGGAGATGGCGGAGAACACGGAGGCCGATGAGGGTTTCCGGGTGCCGACCGTCGACTGGATGCGCACGGCCAAGACCGTGCTCACCATGGAATGGATCGACGGCATCAAGCTGTCGGAGACGGCGAGGATCGACGATCTCGGCATCGACCGCGTCAAGCTCGCCGCCACCATCCTGCAATCGTTCCTGCGCCACGCGGTGCGCGACGGCTTCTTCCACGCCGACATGCACCAGGGCAACCTGCTGGTGGAGGCGGACGGCACGCTGGTCGCGCTCGATTTCGGCATCACCGGCCGGCTCAACGAGGCCGAGCGCCGCTTCCTCGCCGAAATCCTCTACGGCTTCATCCGGCGCGACTACCGCCGCGTCGCCGAGGTGCATTTCGAGGCGGGCTATGTGCCCGCCGGGCAGGACGTGGACGTGTTCGCCCAGGCGCTGCGCGCCATCGGCGAGCCGATCCGCGGCCACAACGCCTCCGAAATCTCCATGGCGCGCCTCCTCACCCAGCTGTTCGAGGTGACGGAGATGTTTGCGATGACGACGCAGCCGCGCCTGATCATGCTGCAGAAGACCATGGTCGTGGTGGAAGGCGTCGCCCGCTCGCTCGACCCCGAACTCGACATGTGGCGCACGTCCGA
The Pseudoxanthobacter soli DSM 19599 DNA segment above includes these coding regions:
- the mutM gene encoding bifunctional DNA-formamidopyrimidine glycosylase/DNA-(apurinic or apyrimidinic site) lyase; amino-acid sequence: MPELPEVETVRRGLAPVMEGRRLVSVLARRPDLRFPFPERFAERLQGRRVEALDRRAKYLIARLDGPDVLVMHLGMSGSFRIETESADMPGAFHHPRSKAAAHDHVTFGIEGGARIVYNDPRRFGFMVLADAAGLDDHPLFRHLGIEPLGNALSPALLAEAFAGRATSLKAALLDQRRIAGLGNIYVCEALWRAGLSPSAPAGSIATADGGPNARAERLAEAIRAVLTEAVAAGGSTLRDHIQADGSLGYFQHTFAVYDREGAACRTAGCTGTVERITQNGRSTFFCATCQS
- the recQ gene encoding DNA helicase RecQ, translated to MAVSEVQRPLDVLKSVFGFPGFRGMQGDIIDHVVKGGDCLVLMPTGGGKSLCYQVPALCRPGTAIVISPLIALMHDQVQALRQLGVRAAMLNSSLEFSEVRAVERDLLAGHLDLLYVAPERLLTDGFLSLLERIDIALFAIDEAHCVSQWGHDFRPEYRRLTVLHERFPAVPRIALTATADGPTRRDILERLALGDGRVFLSSFDRPNIRYRVSAKTSPRNQLRAFLDDHTGEAGVIYCLSRAKVEELASALSAEGRPALAYHAGLDKEVRAANQDRFLKEEGLIMVATIAFGMGIDKPDVRFVVHMDMPKSMEAYYQETGRAGRDGLKSEALMLYGMEDVAKLMQFTDASEAPEAQKRVERQKLDALIGYCETARCRRQVLLAYFEEDLAEPCGNCDTCLEPVKTFDGTEAAQKVMSAILRTGERFGAAHIIDILLGNATERMRQLNHDGLKTFGCGKEFGRDGWRSVIRQLAAMGLIQVDVEGHGGLHLGPDFRDVLKGERRIELKEDGVRARKAGSRGAARSDRPRAAAAFEDASDERLYEALRALRLSLARDQGVPPYVIFHDTTLIEIATRRPRSMAEFGRISGVGEAKRERYGERFVAVVRAGG
- the ubiB gene encoding 2-polyprenylphenol 6-hydroxylase yields the protein MGFAVTPLFRLTRAGFVLAREGVFSLVPPVDLPPAARFGLRMARLIERGDARYSLAASRLTQAFNRLGPSYVKLGQFLATRPDVVGKEAAAELSLLQDKVPPVDDASARRAVEEALGGPIESRFLSFGPALAAASIAQVHKATVLGPNGEEQSVAVKVLRPGVAVRFARDLESFYMVARLAERFLAPARRLRPVAIVDTLARSVTLEMDLRLEAAALSEMAENTEADEGFRVPTVDWMRTAKTVLTMEWIDGIKLSETARIDDLGIDRVKLAATILQSFLRHAVRDGFFHADMHQGNLLVEADGTLVALDFGITGRLNEAERRFLAEILYGFIRRDYRRVAEVHFEAGYVPAGQDVDVFAQALRAIGEPIRGHNASEISMARLLTQLFEVTEMFAMTTQPRLIMLQKTMVVVEGVARSLDPELDMWRTSEPVVSDWIARRLGPAGRLQAAGEGFGALARLVADLPVLADRTERLSASMALMGERGLLLDPITVEHLAAAEARRTRSGRVAMWIAAIALAAIAFKVVFGM
- the ubiE gene encoding bifunctional demethylmenaquinone methyltransferase/2-methoxy-6-polyprenyl-1,4-benzoquinol methylase UbiE; protein product: MERMDAEFGFKRIALEEKQGLVDDVFHKVARRYDIMNDLMSGGLHRLWKDAMVSWLSPPRKGRPGSFQALDVAGGTGDIAFRIVERSDRVAQATVLDINGDMLAVGRERAVKRKLDDAVTFVEANAESLPLPDNHFDSYTIAFGLRNVPRREVAIAEAFRVLKPGGRYMCLEFSHVDMPVLDKVYDFYSFNVIPKLGQAVAGDGEPYRYLVESIRTFPNPERFAAMLGRAGFERVSYRLLSGGIAAIHSGYKL